In one Lolium rigidum isolate FL_2022 chromosome 3, APGP_CSIRO_Lrig_0.1, whole genome shotgun sequence genomic region, the following are encoded:
- the LOC124698169 gene encoding phosphoinositide phospholipase C 2-like: MERKNSPPTPTRRGANKERKPGDPGGSGGEAEAAEMGTYKCCIFFTRRFAPGEASTPEDVRTLFARFSGGTPYMGVDELRRYLAATGEPGAGGDAEMDAAERIVDRILQGRSRTPRFGKPALTIDDFHSFLFSEELNPPIRQAKVHHNMNAPLSHYFIYTGHNSYLTGNQLSSDCSDAPIIKALQIGVRVIELDMWPNSSKDDIDILHGRTLTAPVSLMKCLTSIKEYAFVASPYPVIITLEDHLTSDLQAKVATMVLEVFGDILYYPESKHLQEFPSPEALKGRVLLSTKPPKEYLEAKGGTMKDRGTVPKFSKGENEESAWGREVPDIQDELQDANKHQDDLLYRERDVDEDEKKARKNAPLEYKHLITIKAGKPKGSVVDALKSDPDKVRRLSLSEQELAKVAARHGPNIVSFTQRNLLRIYPKGTRFNSSNYNPFLGWVHGAQMVAFNMQGYGRALWLMNGFYKANGGCGYVKKPDFLMQTCPDGKVFDPTADLPVKTTLKVKVYMGDGWQQDFKQTHFDSYSPPDFYVKVGIAGVPSDSTMKKTGVVEDSWVPVWEEQFTFQLTVPEIALLRVEVHEYDVNEDDFGGQTVLPVSELWPGVRTVPLFDHQGFKFKSVKLLMSFEFV; encoded by the exons ATGGAGAGGAAAAATTCTCCGCCCACCCCCACACGCCGGGGAGCAAACAAGGAGAGAAAGCCTGGCGATCCAGGGGGATCGGGCGGCGAGGCAGAGGCGGCGGAGATGGGGACGTACAAGTGCTGCATCTTCTTCACGCGCAGGTTCGCGCCGGGCGAGGCGTCCACGCCGGAGGACGTGCGCACGCTCTTCGCGCGCTTCTCCGGCGGCACGCCGTACATGGGCGTCGACGAGCTCCGCCGCTACCTCGCCGCCACCGGGGAGCCGGGCGCCGGCGGCGATGCGGAGATGGACGCGGCGGAGCGGATCGTGGACCGGATCCTCCAGGGCCGCAGCCGCACCCCGCGTTTCGGGAAGCCGGCACTCACCATCGACGACTTCCACAGCTTCCTCTTCTCCGAGGAGCTCAACCCGCCCATCCGCCAAGCCAAG GTCCATCACAACATGAATGCACCATTGTCCCATTATTTCATATACACCGGACACAACTCATATCTTACTGGCAATCAACTTAGCAGTGATTGTAGTGATGCTCCCATCATCAAGGCACTACAAATAGGTGTCCGTGTAATTGAATTAGACATGTGGCCAAATTCTTCTAAAGATGACATTGACATTCTCCATGGAAG GACACTTACGGCCCCAGTATCACTTATGAAATGTTTGACATCCATTAAAGAATATGCCTTTGTTGCATCTccctatcctgttattattacatTAGAAGACCACCTTACATCTGATCTTCAGGCAAAAGTAGCTACG ATGGTCCTTGAAGTATTTGGAGATATCCTGTACTATCCTGAATCAAAACATCTTCAAGAATTTCCTTCACCGGAAGCACTGAAGGGGCGAGTCCTCCTGTCAACGAAGCCCCCAAAGGAGTACCTTGAAGCAAAGGGTGGCACTATGAAAGATAGAGGTACTGTGCCAAAATTTAGCAAAGGAGAAAATGAAGAATCAGCATGGGGCAGAGAAGTTCCAGATATTCAGGATGAGTTGCAAGATGCCAACAAG CATCAGGACGATCTATTATACCGCGAAAGagatgtggatgaagatgagaagaaAGCACGCAAGAATGCGCCACTGGAGTATAAGCACCTGATTACTATCAAGGCAGGAAAGCCAAAGGGTTCTGTTGTTGACGCCTTAAAGAGTGACCCAGACAAAGTTAGGCGTCTAAGTTTGAGCGAGCAAGAACTTGCAAAAGTGGCAGCACGCCATGGTCCCAACATAGTGAG CTTTACGCAAAGAAATCTACTGAGGATATACCCAAAGGGAACCCGCTTCAATTCATCCAACTACAATCCATTTCTAGGCTGGGTGCATGGTGCTCAAATGGTGGCGTTCAATATGCAG GGATATGGAAGAGCCCTTTGGTTGATGAATGGATTCTACAAAGCCAACGGAGGCTGTGGCTATGTGAAGAAACCAGACTTCTTGATGCAAACTTGTCCGGATGGAAAGGTTTTCGATCCGACAGCAGATCTACCAGTGAAGACAACACTCAAG GTCAAAGTGTACATGGGTGACGGTTGGCAGCAGGACTTTAAGCAGACACATTTCGATTCATATTCTCCTCCAGATTTCTATGTAAAG GTGGGCATTGCTGGAGTTCCGTCAGACTCGACGATGAAGAAGACGGGAGTCGTGGAGGATAGCTGGGTCCCGGTGTGGGAAGAGCAGTTCACCTTCCAGCTGACGGTACCGGAGATCGCACTGCTCCGGGTGGAGGTGCACGAGTACGATGTGAACGAGGACGATTTCGGCGGGCAGACCGTGCTGCCGGTGTCGGAGCTGTGGCCAGGGGTCCGCACCGTGCCACTCTTCGACCACCAGGGCTTCAAGTTCAAGAGCGTCAAGCTCCTCATGAGCTTCGAGTTCGTCTAG
- the LOC124698168 gene encoding rhodanese-like domain-containing protein 10 yields MAMGAAATAAACFSSASTGVSRSRVRAQAKSWAGGAKELVQSGAVKAVRPRDAAEAMSAEGFQLLDIRPAWEHGRAAVRGSVHVPLFISDDDMSPVTLLKKWVHLGYIGLWTGQSFTKMNDRFLDDVAAVVAGKDAKLLVACGEGLRSLIAVRMLHDDGYRNVGWLAGGFSKSVDGDFADVEGESKLRYATIGGTSYIFLQVLLLLQVVQ; encoded by the exons atggcaatgggtgctgcggcgacggcggccgcctgtttctcctccgcctccacaGGCGTCTCTCGCTCTCGTGTCAGGGCGCAGGCGAAGTCGTGGGCCGGAGGGGCAAAGGAGCTGGTGCAGTCCGGCGCGGTGAAGGCCGTCCGGCCGAGGGACGCGGCTGAGGCCATGAGCGCCGAGGGCTTCCAGCTGCTGGACATCCGGCCGGCGTGGGAGCACGGCCGCGCCGCTGTTCGGGGCTCCGTCCACGTGCCGCTCTTCATATCCGACGACGACATGAGCCCGGTGACGCTGCTCAAGAAGTGGGTCCACCTGGGCTACATCGGGCTCTGGACCGGGCAGTCCTTCACCAAGATGAACGACCGCTTCCTCGacgacgtcgccgccgtcgtcgccgggaAGGATGCCAAGCTACTCGTCGCGTGCGGCGAAGGCCTCAG GTCGCTGATTGCTGTGAGGATGCTGCACGACGACGGGTACAGGAACGTGGGATGGCTCGCCGGAGGGTTCAGCAAGTCCGTCGACGGCGACTTCGCCGACGTGGAGGGGGAGAGCAAGCTCCGGTACGCCACCATCGGGGGAACTTCCTACATCTTCCTCCAGGTCTTGCTGCTGCTGCAGGTGGTACAGTGA